The Elaeis guineensis isolate ETL-2024a chromosome 5, EG11, whole genome shotgun sequence DNA segment cgactggagagagcgtcaccagaactccaaaatccggcggtaggacgggccacttgggccagccgccccatctttcccggaaagacgaatccgagggtggagagccctcagtcagatcacgattccacccctggaagatctctaccacCATTCTGCCAAaaaaccctcgagacccgtagtcgagaggatttcctggaccagaggctccaagagatgaaccgacggatcgaagaactccgccacgctccccccgcttatggtgaggacatttgtactgacccttcgttttctcaaatgatcatgcaggaaccaatcccgccaaacttcaagctccctcaatttgaaagctacgacgggacttcggacccagttgaccacctggaggccttccggacaatgatgctgcttcatggcgcgcccgacgccattctatgccgagccttcccatccatcttgaagggagcggcgagaaactggtactcggcgctgaagccggataccatcttttcctttgatcagatgagccaccagtttgtgactcattttgttagcagccggcgtccccgtaagggttcggagtccctcatcaacatcaagcagagggaggaggagtccattcgggcctacatcaaccgtttcaatgttgcCGCGTTGGtagcaatggccaccctgaaaggcggccttcagaagaacgaccttttattctgcctggaaaagaagtaccccagggattttgctgacctgttggctcgggccgaagggtatgcccgagcggaagaagccttcaaaatgaaggatgaggagaccgcaagagagcggcaggcgggagactcgagtaagcccgcagtcgaaaaagggccgaaagaagctcggccacgttctcgaactccttccgggcacaagcgcgtccagtctcctccccgagcacgcaggcagggaagcccggagcgccgggctcggcggggctctcccccaggaagattccgcagctatgcccccctcaacgcatcgaaaactcaggtgctgatagaggtcagagagcagctcccaaggccagagaggatgcgcacgcaccccgggaagcacaatcctaacaagttctgcctctaccatcgtgaccacggccacgacacggaggaatgcatccagctccgagacgagatcgaggagctcatccgacgaggtcgactcgatagattcattcgacgccggcctgagggtagagaagatcggccaagggccctgccgcagcctgagccgccaaggagggaagagcagcccggagatcggcctccaattgggatcatcaactccgtctctggaggaccttgatgggaagcagaccttccacagccctagggtttgaaaacttgtaaatgtattgcgaacgatcccgctttaaatcaagatttctttcagacttgctcatcttttcctttttggcatagacttgtaacgacaggggacgaccccatcggacaacaaaaacaaaccccaatgtgggcaaggtcgaaggcccggttatttgtagatcggatggggggagaggccgtacagcgcccatatgcgcctccacagccatgttagggacaggaggagaacctcgccctaacatgagcaaggtcgaaggcccggttatttgtagaccggatggggggagaggccgtacagcgcccatatgcgcccccacagccatgttagggacaggaggagaacctcgccctaacatgagcaaggtcgaaggcccggttgtttatagaccggatggggggagaggccatacagcgcccatatgtgcccccacagccccgttaggaacagaaggaggacctcgtcctaacctgagctaaaatcgattatgtcagaaataggggaagaaccccgtcctgacgccagtcaagatctggtcatttaagaccagataaaaagaagggaaccttcccaacgaccccttcgcgctcccgcgaccccaccaagagcagagaaaaaaccctcactcggaaaaagaaaaggaaaaaggggaggggagttaaaaaggatagcgacggactgcatcagcgacgaatgaaaaacaaattgcatcaaagatgcaaggaacctcgtctcagcaaggattggggttcttatcaaaatccccgaccttcaagaaagctctcaacacgagccagagataaggcggcttcctcagggcgacgataaGCCCGGACCTCCAAGCTTGAACTccgaaaggaggcgtcaaacccgagtggtcccggacaaatcagcggccataaacagaaggacgGGTCAATGCGACAACGATCGGATacttccgaacggcatcgatatcggacaatgcaaaagccgaaggaagctcggcaaatgacaattcaacacacgagtaaaagaggtaacgaaaaattctctttttattaattaagtatacattacagagccctcgaggctgaagaagaaagatgacaagaaaagcaagccgatgcggcaacgaccaagaacctccagacgacatcggcatcaaaaagaaaaagaaaagcaacaacgccaacaaacaaacaaacggcaaaagaagacacatagaaggacgaaagacaaaaagaaccctaagggggcccggcttctcccgacttcgaactttcggcttcgacccttatcagggagtgccttaagctttcgacttcttcttccaattccttctctctcattagcatctccatatatctccgatgaagtcgctggctttcgttctccgcctctcgacgcctctttttcaggacctcggattccgcttccatgtccttgactgcccgctgctcgtacaccagctggatcttcaattactgcagttcggccttcccctccccaagggcgacagacaGTTCTTCTAcggtccttctcagggattggagttcgtcaggaTCCCGaataggagcaaactgagctTCCTCAGCCAGCttcctttgaaggcgggcaacctcgccgatcgccatcctgagcttccccctatagtcgtccacctgcttgcaccagccggtccGGTACGCGTCATAActcgcctcagcatcctggagccgttgctgaaggtcggagaacttcttcgaccattcccaatCACAGTCGGCCTGAGTCGAAAgccgggacgagcttccttccaactggctaatcctctcctgcgcagccgacagctccactctgagagagctgatcctgACAGCTTGAgctcaagatcgatcgctggcgtgcttcttgtgttcctcgagctccttctcgaagttcgctttcctccggctgtactccatgaccccctttacgtggaggttccgaaggcgggtggcctccgaggtggcttcagagtggctctccctcaacctgcgaagctcgccatccatctccttcgacctttttgttaaatgatgaactttcttcttcagacgttggataaTGGACTTCAGCGGATCCCTtgtggcaggggaagcgcttcggcaggacactgccatcgggagacaaaagcgtcaaggcgcatctcattgcataaagcaaaacaaaaaaaagggggagcagagtggagaagccctccaaaaggagaaacccaattttattaattgaatgtttcttgaagacaagaggaaaaggaaaaatcgcaataaaagaaaaatacaaagtcagaggtctcagacctctgaaataggagttggggagctcggtgttcccgGAAGGGGGGCTACgatggcagtagcagtgggagagggaccggcttcgtcttcagacgcctcgtccaagaagccgaggtcgagctcgggaaatttcttggccaccttctcctgacagagctcgaatcctttaatgaatgcttcttggccgaacttgacgttcaggtccctcatctccgcagaggccttgaactcctccaccgctagaaccctggcctccgagaccaggaccgggatctgctccgccaaatttgcgacctcggcctccgccttcctcaccgtctcctccgagatctgcttttctttctccagggcctgtttttctttctccagggcctcttggaaggTGGCTATCTCggttgccttttctttgaggcgagcaacttcggcccgacgactctcctccgcctggatggcatccctcctcgcccggttcgtcgcctcgatattgacaaggagttggtgcccgatctgcaagggcggctaggaggtcagaacgaaggttgAGAATTAATAAAAcgaaggagcgaggagaagggggagggtgaatctgtttacctcgagaaaggaccctagggagtcccaaacccgctgttcgggatcgacgcgatcaatcctctggatgacttcgggcaggatgcagccgtcgatcaatcgctttatcaggtctctgtcattaaagggattctcccccggctctcctTCGAAACcgagggactcttcgatggcggctcgacggctactcaccctgcgggccaccgacttccttctcctccccctttcgaccccgggcgcctccgcggagcggacccccgaaatgggaacctcaatggggggactccttgaagaggcccggagagccggaggttcggcgtctgaaggaacgtcgaccgcgagggCCGTCTGGGCAGGTGTGGCCGAGCTCATCTCCTCCGTTCTGaccttctttgccgatccggaggccgcggcgcctttccttttgtgagccttgaggcctctggcgagcatccgtgctgcttcgacgtccattcctgaaaaaaaaaaaaaaaaaaaagaagagaggggaaaagagatcagtaatggaataaaaaaaaaaaagaaaaagagagagagagaagaagagcgggagacaagaaaaggaagggaaagacgggatactcgcagggtccagggggctcaagccgatgttgaacaaaaactgctccttcaggaggttaggaagggaaggagttgagtaATTAAGAAGTTTCCagacggcctgaaggtcgtcctcccccaagctaggagccctgcggacagaatcccttaaggagccccaagggggcaatcccagcctcaaggtcgggcaatggacgaagaggtacttccccttccagttgtggattgaagagggagcacctttcagcaaccccttcttgccaaactgaggggaggaataccaccagtccttcgccgaggggtggcgcttgaaggtgtaaaaatacctaaacaaagaaagagatggctgaatttcgactacatggcaaagggagaggaaccctatcaaaaacctaaaggaattcgacgctactgaagctaaagaaatgtctaaaaaatggaaaaggacGACGACGAAatgcggaagcggaagccggagcccggcacggaaggcctcctgatacagacagaaacggtcaggtggaggggtgctagcccggtcggcgggaccaggaagctccagatcatactccggaggaactccatactgaacccttatcagtagaagttcatccgaagtcagggaacagggaatggcacccggcgcaaaaatcggacgaggcccagccctagatgtgggttcgtctacagtgtggaggttctggggggctgaggcgaacgaactcctggaaccactagaggcaaaGGTGCCGGAggacatttcaaacaaagaccctaaagatcctggagaaatcaggcgggacaagagaCGAAAGGTTTGcaggggaccaaaccagaggaatgcggccgaagaaaaatggaggagaaagggcacctagatggcaaaagGAGAAACGAatgttccgggactaacctagatcgctccgaaggatgcagagggacgaggacagggatgactcgaagaatgcttagggccaagatggacgccaaagagggtcagggctctcggagagaaggcagacaccgacagaactctcaggcagaatgagactcctgaaggcggaaaggcgggtttaaatagaccctgggatccggcgctataatgatcgcggatctccccaggccgacccacgctcgccacgtgtcccactcgccaccgcaggcggctaaaagcggctgacagctgacagagccattactgcaccgtacttgGGCCAACGCACCAGCgggaattccgaaaggtcccttcggatcgccccgatttgaaaagactccggcacgcgcgcattaaatgccagaatatctgagggcgattgtACAccagattcaaggggacaacttcggctgtgaaaatttctctgtacttctttcattcgaaactcgaactcgaaaatagagggactggtgttgggtataaaataccccccagccgaagttcgtgacaggagtgaccctccggggattctaccgacttccgaccttcggctacatctctccgaacctctctgacgACCGAGCCTCCGCAAtactctcaagttttgccgacggataagcccccaccagcgtcgaccagattcttcacgacggacggactccacccaagtttccacgatgatcgatcgccttctagacttcgtccggacccctacgggagtcggacttcatctccgactccgactgcaagaagactttgcccggactcctacgggagccggacttcaccctcgacttcaattgcaggtagacttcgtccggactcctacgggagccggacttcatccccgactacaattacaggtagatttcgttcggacccctacgggagccggacttcgtccccgactccggctgcaagaagacttcgcccggactcctacgggagccggactccgtccccgactacaattgcaggtagacttcgtccagacccctatgggagccggacttcgtccccaactccggctgcaggaagacttcgcccggactcctacgggagccggactccgtccccgactacaattgcaggtaaacttcgtccggacccctacgggagccagacttcgtccccgactccggctgcaggaagacttcgtccggactcctacaggagccggacttcgccctcgacttcaattgcaggtagacttcgtccggactcctacgggagccggacttcgtccccgactacaattgcaagtagacttcgtctggacccctacgggagccggacttcgtccccgactccgactgcaggaagacttcgtccggactcctacgggagccggacttcgtccccgactacaattgcaggtagacttcgtccggacccctacgggagccggacttcgccctcgacttcaattgcaggtagacttcgtccggactcctatgggagccggacttcatccccgactacaattgcaggtagacttcgtccggactcctacgggagccggactctgtctccgactacaattgcaggtagacttcatccggactcctacgggagctagacttcgcccccgacttcaactgaaggaagacttcatccggacttcgcccccgacttcaactgaaggaagacttcatccggactcctacgggagccgaacttcgcccccgacttcaactgaaggaagacttcgcccggactcctacgggagccggacttcgccctcgacttcaattgcagatagacttcacccggactcctacgggagccggacttcgtccccgacttcaattgtaggtaaacttcgtccggacccccacgggagccggacttcatctccgacttcgattgcgggaagacttcgtccgggctcctacgggagtcggactccgagctcctacggcaagtggtcctcgcccgccgccttaacgcccaaggcacccaaaaggatttgcagcatccgagctcctctcagatggatagctaaccacctccctccgccagacaccccagccgaacttcgaccgacgggcctggaccccctggcaggccgcagtaacgaccaggactctgctccactttctgcgacagattccgcgcggctccatcactccctggcatgccacagtaatggccacgactctgctccacttcctgcgacggattccgtgcggctccatcattccctggcatgtcgcagtaacggccacgactctgctccacttcctgcgatagattccgtgcggctccatcactctccgacagaccacaataatggccacgattctgctccacttcctgtaaagGATACCGCGcaattcctccaccctctggcaagtcgcgacaacggacgccgctccactccccgcaacagactccacgtggcatgtcccggtgatggccacgattccactccactactcttcacaacaaactcctcctgaccccgagcagcccactgccagacggttacaaacatcgctatcagtctgttgccccctccacctataaaagggggactccagatacgttattctctaagctctaatttttatcccaaaaactctgctaaaatttccgttcgagcactccattcttgttgaggcagagaactgacttgaacatcggagggtcttgccggagcaaccccaactccggtttagacttcttttgcaggtcccggcggcgaccgcgactccctcgactccagcttctccgacgcaggcggatttttgcaccaacatttggatccaaagatgataattaaaattattaataattccATCAAGATGAATATTCTAGGATCTCaaaacaaaattatttttttccatcAGAAACAGACTTACAATATTCCAAAATATACATTCCTCCTAATGTGCCAATTTATACATGATCCatatatcaagttcaactttgAAAAATAATCCAGTCATATattataaaagatttttttagtcCAACCTTCGCTTTTAAAATAATCAACTTCAAAACTAGAAGCAATATCATAATATTACTTTCACATCAAATTTGAGCTTGTAATTTACTTaaataattaatgatcaaattaataatcacaatacataataaaatttcatgatcAATCTCCTTACAATTACTTTATATCAAATCTAGCCAATCATAACATGATCCGTAGATGGCCCCTCATATGTCAAATCATACAAGTCAAATTTTTTTGTGATCCTTTCGTACATAATCATAATGTTTATCCAAAAATCATAAAGACACCTTACACTACAAGCATCATAGATCTACACCCCAATGTCTCTAATGTTGTTATACTCATATATTTGATTCTACATGTCTTAATTCATCAACCTAGCTCTAATACCATATTAGCTGTCACGTCCCTAATCTAAGATCGTAAGCTAGGAGTTGTGGCAACCATACCACACTCATACGGAACTCTCCCCACAAGCAtggaaggcatctcatcatgctaTTATAAAGCAACAATGGAATAATTAATTCAATAAATTAAGTCCAAATTTAATCATCTACATTCCAACtctaatgtctcaataaatttaatgatattcaaaagattttacatcaaattcaatagaattttcaatctaaaataaaaatatcgagGCTATGTTTCTAATCACTTTTCCGTACATATTCCAATATCATCTTAGTTCTCAAaatttgtaaaaatagtaaatataggCTAATAAGCTAGACAACCCAGCAAGCAATGTTCTCTTCAACTAGATTAAATCAGATAATAAAGTAAATAAGTCATTTATAGAGAGTAAGCATATCGAATTCATCAGTTCAAAATCAACTTCTATTATGCAATAttatcaaaacataattcatgtCAGATTCGATTCCTTTTCAAAATTCGAGTTTTTTTTAAGAATTCAATATCTTTCACATTATCGAATTCTCATCAATAATTCTCTTCAGCTATTAGCTATAACCACATTATTCCTGTGACAGGATCATAACACTGCGTATCATCTTGCAGTGGGCCGCGTATCATCTTACGATAGACTATGTGTCATCTTGTAGCAAGTTACGTGTCATCTTGTAGTTTGTTTCATATCATCTTGCAGCAAAATTATAATAACTGCATACCATCTTGTGGTAAGCTACGTGTCATCTTACAGTATACTATGCTACGTATTATCTTGCAGTAAGTCTATAGAAAATCATGAATCTACTAGCAGTTTTTCGTAAATCTGCTAGCGATATAAATCCTAAAGACTAGTCCATTGCCAATGTATGAGCCCCTACTAACAAAATCCTCCATATAGTCAGACTAAAAGTTCAAATTATCTTGAATCAAGATTCTTTTCACAAATCACATTTCATATTCCAGTTTGATAAGAATACACATAATCATGTGCTATCAAAATCCATTAAGTATGATGCATAACAAAATCAATactttcaatcatgcttcatcacaacatttcaaaataagatatatttaataacaaaatattattcaTCAATTTCATGCATCATGAACAGTAGGATTCAAAAGTTATTGATAtatcaattttataatttatcaatgatctagaaaaaatgaaacattacttacctcatacgcatccaacaaatccacataattctaaaaATTTCTTTCCAAAATCTTCGGTTCAcagatcatatcgcaatattcCATTACCGGACATCTACAAccctatacaggatcaatttgaataattaaaaatggtacaaataattaagaaagataggaTTGATGAATAGCCATACCAATAATCTAGATTGGTAATTTTATCCGATTAAGATCCAATTAGGACATAAATGATTCGACAGAGatcaaagatgatcaaatcaatagTATCTGATAAGAGTCAAGATGAAAGTCAGGATGCCATCCGATAATcagagatcaatttgatcaaatattttcaTTCAATCAAGAACATTAAAGATGCAAGGATTCAATAGGGATCAATAAAGATCGGACCCTGTGCAGCTTCACAAAGACTCAGATAAGGCAAATATGATATCCAATCGACAAATTAGTTAATAGTCTCACTATCTAGATCAACTTGGATTCAAAACGATCGGGCTAGAAATCCTTCACAAAGTTCacaaatcaagtggagagagaaaccaaTAAGATGGAATAGGGCTAAGCACGCAACACTATCCGACAATCTGATCAGTCGATCAAGATAATTGAATCAAACCATGATTGAATTACTATACAAATATTTCAATACAATCATGGGTAATAATATCTAAtgggatctgatctaaccaaaataGGTGCCGACACACTGTATGGTGACCACAAATCAAGACCTCTTCACTAGGGTCATTCAAATGCATCATCAATCTTCTCAAAGATCTAGAAAAttctagaagagaaaaaatttagagagaaactagagagagaaagtggatagaaaaagtagagagagtggagatagaaagtagaaaggagagagaagagagaagagagaaaaaattttcttttctttcctttttattctctttcttttcttttctctttttttttccctcttcttcttcctcatatGTGAAACAGGGGATCTTTTAACTCCCCTTCTAATCTCGGAACAAGGGCCTATCGCATGGTGGTGCTTGCCAGCTTAGAAGACCGGCGGCTGGTGATCATAAGGAGCAACTTGTGATGACAAAGGGTTGTCGGTCAAGGACTCTGGCGACATATGCTGATGGCAAGAAGGGCCGAAAAAAGGAGAAACAAGGCCGAAAATTGGATCAAAAAACAAGGTTCATCTTTTAATGGTTTTTTCGGTGACCATTCGACAAGATCTAGGGCCCTTGTGTTGGAAAAGGGAAGGGAAGAAGGATCACAGGTGGTTACCTCGACTCCAACAATGGATTTTGCTACAATTCTGGCGGTCATCGTGAGCTTGATCGGTGGTCTTCAaagaggaaaagaggaaggaaaacGACAGTGATTGTAGCTATTTCCGACAAAGGAGAACAAGAGCTTTAGGTTCCCTTAAATAGCAATGGGGTCAAGCTTCAAATCTTCTTCTTGAGCTCAATCTCTTCCAATGGaatcaagaggaagaagactcccgaccaAGGATTGCCGTACCGGATTGAACCGTctggtacggggcgtgccgaaccATCCCGATGGAGAACTGAGACGGTTCCGGCATGCAAAACGGCAGTGCCGGTgccggagaagaaaaagagaaaaagagagagaaatagagagagagggagagaggaagaaaaagagggaggaaaaTCCGCCGGAGGGCAGCCGTGGCCGTTGGGTGGCGGAAAGGGCTCCCGCGGCTCCGCGCggggaacaggggcgatccgcccccgtttcttgagattttttttttaaaaatcttttcaaagtgaagtcggcatgggttttgccggcttcacttaagtgaagccagcaagtgttttgccggcttcacttaagtgaagccggcaaggaTTTTGCCGACTTTACTTTGAAaaagcttttttaaaaaaaagccccGAAAAACAAgggcggatcgcccctgttccccGCACGGAGCCGTGGGAGCCCTTTCCGCCGCCCGATGGTTACGGCTGCCCTCCGACGGCCCCTCCAGCGGattctccttcctctttttcttcctccctccctctctctctctatttctctctctttttcttccccggTTCGTCCGTgttttccttcgtcggttcgcCTTGGTTCGGAACGAAACAGAGACATACCGTACCGTACCGCCGGCCGGCCGATCCGGCCACCGGTACTGGTTCCACCAACCTTGCTCCCGACCATCTCTTTTTTCTTCAGCATCAAAATACGTGCGGTATTTTTTGGGCCACAATTTACAAATGGGCCGAGTCAAGTTGGGTTGGGCTATTACAGTTTGCATCCTAGCTAATTTCTAGCCCACAACCTATCTTGCTTTCCTAGTCATTTGAAACATTGCACCAATTCCATAAAGGCCTGTTTGCAGTCCTACATAAAAAATGTTAATGTTTTGTGGCTGACGAGGGACAAAATGACTTCATTAttgtcatataaataaaaatgatgTAGATGAATAATGGACAggtaaagaaagaagaaaacaactAAACATGCAAATTTCAATCTAGATCAACAGAACAAATGACTGTATGGAATA contains these protein-coding regions:
- the LOC140858158 gene encoding uncharacterized protein encodes the protein MLARGLKAHKRKGAAASGSAKKVRTEEMSSATPAQTALAVDVPSDAEPPALRASSRSPPIEVPISGVRSAEAPGVERGRRRKSVARRVSSRRAAIEESLGFEGEPGENPFNDRDLIKRLIDGCILPEVIQRIDRVDPEQRVWDSLGSFLEIGHQLLVNIEATNRARRDAIQAEESRRAEVARLKEKATEIATFQEALEKEKQALEKEKQISEETVRKAEAEVANLAEQIPVLVSEARVLAVEEFKASAEMRDLNVKFGQEAFIKGFELCQEKVAKKFPELDLGFLDEASEDEAGPSPTATAIVAPLPGTPSSPTPISEV